In the bacterium SCSIO 12741 genome, TCCAAAATAAAAGCACTATTGATTTCATTCCCTTAGGCATAAACCAAAACTATACCGGAATGATCAGAAAAAAAACGGGAGATTAAGATTCCTTCTTAAAGGGCAATCACCCCTTCGATCTTCATGGCCTCTTGATACCGCTGAATGATCGAGTCGGAGTTGGTCATTACCTCTTTGGCAGAAATACTCAGGTACTTGCCGTTGCGGGAGGATCTTAAATCGATAATGGCATCATCGGAGAACAAGGCCTCTACGAGGGCCAGGGTTCTGTTGTCTGAAGGAATGATGAATTTGAACAAATACAGCTTCGGGTACTTTCCTTCTTCCTCCAACTTGGCCCTTAGGGCTTCAAAATCTTTTCCCGTTCCACTCATAACGCGCAATTACCCACCGATCCTAAATAGGCCGATGATTTGATGCAAAGATCATATATTCGGCGCTCAATTGAGGAACTATGAAGTATTTAATTCTGACCGTTGGTCTGGCTTTTCTTTCATTTGGATTAAAATCACAATCCGGTTACTGGCAACAATCTGTTGATTATAAGATGGATGTGCGCCTGGATGTGGAAAACCACCAAATGACAGGTACCCAGAAAATTAAGTATACAAACCAATCTCCTGATACTTTGAAGCGAGTGTACTTTCACCTCTACTTCAATGCTTTTCAACCGGGAAGTATGATGGACTCTCGTTCCTTGTCTATCGAGGATCCTGATCCACGGGTAGGAAGTCGTATTTCTCAATTGAAGCCAGATGAAATCGGATACCACAAAATCAATAAACTATTGGTGAATGGAGATAAGGTGGAAAAGGAAATTGATGGAACCCTAATGACTGTGGATCTCAACGAGCCTTTGCTACCGGGAAAGTCGATTGAATTGGACGTTGAATTCGAATCTCAGGTTCCCAAGCAAATTCGTCGTAACGGACGGAACAATGCCGAAGGCGTAGACTACAGCATGGCTCAATGGTATCCTAAAATGGCGGAATACGATCGCGAAGGCTGGATGCTTGATCCATACGTAGGTCGCGAATTTCACGGCGTTTGGGGTGACTTTGACGTAAAAATCACCTTGGATTCTTCTTACGTAGTTGGTGGAACGGGCTACCTTCAGAATCCCGAAGAAATTGGGCATGGCTACTCTACCGGAGGAAAGCCTGTGGTGCGTCCAAAAGGAAAAGAATTGACCTGGCACTTTAAAGCTCCCCGGGTACACGATTTTGCCTGG is a window encoding:
- a CDS encoding DUF493 family protein yields the protein MSGTGKDFEALRAKLEEEGKYPKLYLFKFIIPSDNRTLALVEALFSDDAIIDLRSSRNGKYLSISAKEVMTNSDSIIQRYQEAMKIEGVIAL